From the Methanosarcinales archaeon genome, one window contains:
- a CDS encoding helix-turn-helix domain-containing protein produces the protein MIRCHQIDKVSVLDTSKQFGVSRVTFYQIAGLYDSLGLIGLVPQKTGPKNPTKCTEEIIEFVRQQRSQQPDIAWEILIQAVYEEFGVSLHRRTIERRLASVKKTSPTQRNFSKAGRP, from the coding sequence GTCATCAGATCGACAAGGTATCCGTATTAGACACCTCAAAGCAGTTCGGCGTCAGTCGAGTAACCTTCTATCAAATCGCTGGATTATACGACAGTCTGGGCCTCATAGGCCTGGTCCCACAAAAAACGGGGCCGAAGAACCCTACCAAATGTACGGAAGAGATTATCGAGTTCGTCAGGCAGCAACGTTCACAACAACCCGATATCGCTTGGGAAATCCTCATTCAAGCAGTATACGAAGAGTTCGGTGTCTCCCTTCATCGTCGGACTATCGAAAGAAGACTTGCCAGTGTAAAAAAAACGAGTCCGACCCAGAGAAACTTTTCAAAGGCGGGACGACCTTGA